The DNA sequence AAAATCATCATGATGACACATGTTGTGACGCATCCGCAATTTGTAATCCCACTCCCGCACAAGGTATACGATTACTACAATGCTTTCCTCGGCAGCAAAAGCTATATGCAATTGTATGACCGCTACAAGATTACGCACAGCATCATGGGCCATGTTCACTTCCGGAAAATACTGCAGGAGAATGATACAACTTTCTATTGTGCCTGCCTCGGCAGTGCACGGCATTGGTATACGGAGGACCCGTACATCGAAATGGCCTATACTATGGAAGAAATCATGGTTGACGTGTAATTGGCAGCTTTCTCCTGCCTTTCTGGAGAGGGTTATTGCTTTCCTTTTGGCAAAAATAAGTTATGCTTATCTTGAAGGCAAGTACATTCAGATAAAGCAGCTTGGAGGTGGATTTCAATGAGAGCATTCGACTTGTCGGATAAAGGGGTATACACGCAGACGAAGGATTGGAAAGCGGCGGATTGGATTCATGTGGAGAATCCGAGCAACGAAGACGTTGAGGATATGGTAGCTCTTTTCGGCATCCCGAAGGACTATATTTTGGATTCGCTGGACGAATATGAGATTCCTCGGCAAGAGAAAGTTCAGAATGGTGCAGGGGAGGATATTAATCTTCTGATCGTCCTCTTCCCCAAAATGCGATCGGTACAGGAAAAATACACGGAGTACCATACGTATCCCTTGTCGATCATAAGAGTCAATGATACATTGATAACAGTCTGCAAAGAGACGCCTTCTTTTTTGACGCATATCATGAATAATGAGTCTTTCAAAAACGAGCCAGCAACAACCCAGCATCACATCATCTTATACATATTATGGGAATTGACAAGGAGTTTCATTCGTCATCTGAGAGAAATCGATGGCATCATCGAAGACCTGCAGATTCAGATAATCAGTGCAACCCATAACGAATACTTTTATAAGCTGATTGCCTTACACAAGAGCTTGGTTTATTTTGAGACATCCATCAACAAAAATCATCCTTTGATAACAGAGTCCATCCATGAAGCTGTATTAGGGGATGATGTGCAGAGTCAAGAGTTGCTGCGTGATATCACGGATATCTCAAATCAAGCCGAAGTGATGGTCACTGAATCAAGCAAGATGATCGATCAGTTGAGCGAAGTATTTTCTAGCGTGATTACAAATAACTTGAACAATATCATGAAAGTTTTGACTTCTATCACCATCGTCCTGACTATCCCGACCATCATGGCAGGGTTCTGGGGCATGAATGTCGATCTGCCCTTCGAAAATCATCCGTGGGCGTTCGGCATCACCAGTCTGATCACTATCGTCATCTGCTTTTTGACGGTTTACTGGTTGAAAAAGAAAGATTACTTCTGACAGGGTGTTTGAATAGATGTAGGCGACATCACAATGAAGCGTAATCGGCAATTATTTCAGCCGATTACGCTTTTTGGCATCCCTTTTGAGTATGGGAACCCATCCATGGTTGGTATACTATAGGAGGGAGGTGAAACAAGATGATGGAGGATTTCCAGAGTTGGTTGGAGAGCTATGATTTGGAAAAACTCTTCAGCGATAAAAGGGACAAGGAAACAATCGACAAGGAAATGTTTCTGTTCGTCCGGTCGAATGATTTTGACAACTACTTTTCTTTTGATGGCGAACTGGGAGCGCTATACGAAAATGAAGGCACGCTATTGAGGGTTTGGACACCGACAGCAAAATCCGTGGAAGTTTGGACGTACACAGATGAGTTCATCAAAAAGCCTTCCCAAAAAGTAGCCATGGTACAGAAACCCAAGGGTATTTTTGAAGCTTACCTACCCGGGGATCATCATGGAACCATCTATGTCTATAAAATTCTTTTCCTGAATAACCGTGAAACGATCACAGTTGATCCCTATGCCCGAGCAACGACGGTAAATGGCACAAAATCGGTTATTACGGATTTGACCAGAACGAATCCTGATGGTTGGGGGGGACGGCTGCCTGCCTTCGGACTCCCGGAAGAAGCAATCATCTATGAACTGCACATCCGGGATTTCTCAATATCCGAAACGAGCGGGATAATATACAAAGGGAAATACCTTGGTTTGACAGAAAAAAATACGAAAAACGCCAGTGGGATAAGTACGGGTCTGGATTACTTGATCGATTTGGGCATCACCCATGTCCAGATTTTGCCGATGTTCGATTATGCAACAGTCGATGAGGCGAATCTGACGGAACCGCAATACAATTGGGGCTACGATCCGCTGAACTATAATGTGCCTGAAGGTTCCTATTCCAGCAATCCCTTTGACCCATTCAATAGGATCAAGGAATTGAAGGAAATGATTCGAACCCTGCATGCGAACGGGTTGAGGGTGATAATGGATGTGGTCTATAACCATGTCTACGACCCGAAAGATCAAGCGCTGGAAAGGACAGTACCGGGCTATTTTTACCGCTACAATGCGGACGGATCGCTTGCGAACGGCACAGGTGTGGGCAACGACACGGCTTCAGAAAGACATATGATGCGCAAATACATCATCGATAGCATCAAATATTGGGCAAAAGAATACCAGCTCGATGGTTTCCGCTTCGATCTGATGGGCATACATGACTCAGTCACGATGAACAAGATCCGTGAAGCGCTGGATAAGGTCGATCCATCCATTATCATCATCGGAGAAGGATGGGAAATGACCACGCCGCTCCCCGAGGAATTGAAAGCTTCACAGAGAAATGCGCAAGCAATGCCAAGGATTGCCCATTTTAATGATTCGATGAGGATAGTGCTGAAGGGAAGCGATTTCGGCGATGAAACAGACAGGGGATTCATCAGCGGTAAAAATTATCAGGAAAATCTGCTGCTTCGGAATATAAAAGGCGGCATGAATCTCTCAAGCCACAGCAGTTATGTCGATCCGGAACAAGTCGTCCAGTATGTGGAAGCACACGATAATTTGACGCTCTACGATAAACTGTTGCGTTCCAATCCGAATGACAGCGAGGAGGTGCGCGTCAAAAGGCATACACTTGCAACGAGCATTGTGTTGTTGTCGCAAGGCGTGCCATTCATCCATGGCGGCCAGGAATTTTTGCGCACGAAGGAAGGGGTGGCCAACAGCTACCAGTCCCCCGACGAAATCAATCAGTTTGAATGGGAACGGCTCACGACATTCCAACAATCGGTAGCCTACGTCAGAGGTTTGATTGCGCTGCGCAAGAGCGAGTATCTGTTCCGGTTGCATACCCATGAAGAAATTGACGCCCATTTTACAACGCTCAGCGAAAATTTTAACATCGTAGCCTTTGCTTTGGAGAACGAAGAAAAAAAGTACATCATCGTTTTTAATGCGAACCGAAGCGATACGATCTTCCGAA is a window from the Trichococcus shcherbakoviae genome containing:
- a CDS encoding magnesium transporter CorA family protein → MRAFDLSDKGVYTQTKDWKAADWIHVENPSNEDVEDMVALFGIPKDYILDSLDEYEIPRQEKVQNGAGEDINLLIVLFPKMRSVQEKYTEYHTYPLSIIRVNDTLITVCKETPSFLTHIMNNESFKNEPATTQHHIILYILWELTRSFIRHLREIDGIIEDLQIQIISATHNEYFYKLIALHKSLVYFETSINKNHPLITESIHEAVLGDDVQSQELLRDITDISNQAEVMVTESSKMIDQLSEVFSSVITNNLNNIMKVLTSITIVLTIPTIMAGFWGMNVDLPFENHPWAFGITSLITIVICFLTVYWLKKKDYF
- the pulA gene encoding type I pullulanase, which encodes MMEDFQSWLESYDLEKLFSDKRDKETIDKEMFLFVRSNDFDNYFSFDGELGALYENEGTLLRVWTPTAKSVEVWTYTDEFIKKPSQKVAMVQKPKGIFEAYLPGDHHGTIYVYKILFLNNRETITVDPYARATTVNGTKSVITDLTRTNPDGWGGRLPAFGLPEEAIIYELHIRDFSISETSGIIYKGKYLGLTEKNTKNASGISTGLDYLIDLGITHVQILPMFDYATVDEANLTEPQYNWGYDPLNYNVPEGSYSSNPFDPFNRIKELKEMIRTLHANGLRVIMDVVYNHVYDPKDQALERTVPGYFYRYNADGSLANGTGVGNDTASERHMMRKYIIDSIKYWAKEYQLDGFRFDLMGIHDSVTMNKIREALDKVDPSIIIIGEGWEMTTPLPEELKASQRNAQAMPRIAHFNDSMRIVLKGSDFGDETDRGFISGKNYQENLLLRNIKGGMNLSSHSSYVDPEQVVQYVEAHDNLTLYDKLLRSNPNDSEEVRVKRHTLATSIVLLSQGVPFIHGGQEFLRTKEGVANSYQSPDEINQFEWERLTTFQQSVAYVRGLIALRKSEYLFRLHTHEEIDAHFTTLSENFNIVAFALENEEKKYIIVFNANRSDTIFRIEKGKYAILVEDNQVFLERKAEAILMDKILVKAHTTTVLYIGKQQ